Proteins from one Dysgonomonas sp. HDW5A genomic window:
- the truB gene encoding tRNA pseudouridine(55) synthase TruB has product MDFISGEILYIDKPLNWTSFDLVRKLRNRLCRDLKVKKLKVGHAGTLDPLATGVMIVCTGRKTKLIDTFQYQEKEYIATIQLGATTPSFDLETEVDKTFPTEHITKELVEETLKSFWGRIEQVPPAYSACKVNGERAYNLARNGEEVELKPKVLVIDEIELLDFEKDSIKIRVVCSKGTYIRALARDIGEALQSGGHLTGLIRTRIGEVTLDQCMKAEDIDNITQSID; this is encoded by the coding sequence ATGGATTTCATTTCGGGAGAGATTTTATATATAGATAAGCCTTTAAACTGGACATCATTCGATTTGGTACGAAAATTGCGTAATCGATTATGCAGGGATCTGAAAGTCAAGAAACTGAAAGTCGGCCATGCAGGAACTTTAGATCCTTTGGCAACCGGTGTAATGATTGTTTGCACAGGCAGAAAGACGAAGCTTATCGATACTTTTCAATATCAGGAAAAGGAATATATTGCAACAATTCAATTAGGTGCAACAACTCCTTCTTTTGATCTGGAAACAGAAGTAGATAAAACTTTTCCGACCGAGCATATAACAAAGGAACTGGTAGAAGAGACTCTAAAGTCTTTTTGGGGGCGGATCGAACAAGTACCACCCGCATATTCGGCTTGTAAAGTAAATGGAGAAAGAGCTTATAATCTGGCACGTAACGGTGAGGAAGTAGAACTTAAACCTAAGGTACTTGTTATAGATGAGATAGAGTTACTCGATTTTGAGAAAGACAGTATAAAGATACGTGTTGTGTGTAGCAAAGGCACTTATATCAGAGCTTTAGCACGAGATATCGGAGAAGCCCTTCAATCGGGCGGACATCTTACAGGTCTTATTCGCACAAGAATCGGAGAGGTAACCCTCGACCAATGTATGAAAGCCGAGGATATAGACAATATTACTCAATCCATAGATTGA
- a CDS encoding undecaprenyl-diphosphate phosphatase has translation MDTLQTIIIAIVEGLTEFLPISSTGHMIIAQQLLGIESTSFVKAFTVIIQFGAILSVLVLYWKRFFQSWNFYIKLLIGFIPAAVLGLLFNDVIDEMLENVYVVATTLVLGGIVMLFVDKWFNSPDKDKEITYKNAFIIGCFQCIAMIPGVSRSMSTIVGGMSQKLTRKAAAEFSFFLAVPTMAAATGYKLLKLVMEPDGVQILQDNMSTLIIGNLVAFIVAMLAIKFFIGYVTKYGFKLFGWYRIALGLAILIFLLTGHDLNIL, from the coding sequence ATGGATACACTACAGACTATTATCATAGCCATTGTAGAAGGGCTTACTGAATTTCTACCAATATCATCAACAGGTCATATGATCATAGCCCAGCAATTATTGGGCATTGAAAGTACAAGCTTTGTAAAAGCATTCACTGTTATTATTCAATTCGGTGCAATATTGTCTGTATTGGTTCTTTACTGGAAACGTTTTTTCCAATCATGGAATTTCTATATAAAATTATTAATCGGTTTTATACCTGCTGCAGTATTAGGGCTTTTGTTCAATGATGTAATTGACGAAATGCTCGAGAATGTATATGTAGTGGCTACAACTCTGGTACTAGGAGGGATTGTTATGCTATTTGTTGACAAATGGTTTAACTCTCCGGACAAGGATAAAGAAATAACATACAAAAATGCTTTTATCATTGGTTGTTTCCAATGTATTGCAATGATTCCCGGAGTATCCCGATCTATGTCAACCATTGTCGGAGGTATGAGCCAAAAGCTGACACGCAAAGCAGCGGCTGAGTTTTCGTTTTTCCTTGCTGTACCAACAATGGCGGCGGCTACAGGATACAAATTACTCAAATTGGTGATGGAACCTGACGGAGTTCAAATTCTTCAGGACAATATGTCAACACTAATTATCGGAAATCTAGTCGCATTTATTGTAGCTATGTTAGCAATTAAATTCTTTATTGGTTATGTAACCAAATACGGATTCAAGTTATTCGGATGGTACAGAATTGCTTTAGGATTGGCAATACTTATTTTCCTATTAACAGGTCATGACCTGAATATTCTATAA
- a CDS encoding DUF3098 domain-containing protein produces MEKKDFALGKLNYIICAASFALIIIGFLLMTGSSTSIEGGFQPDIFSTRRIVVGPMVSFFGFLLMIVGILYPTNKQKEDSLSQDTPKA; encoded by the coding sequence ATGGAAAAGAAAGATTTTGCATTAGGTAAACTTAATTACATAATTTGTGCAGCATCGTTTGCTCTTATTATCATTGGTTTTTTATTAATGACAGGTTCATCAACCAGTATCGAAGGTGGTTTTCAGCCTGATATCTTTAGTACACGACGTATTGTTGTAGGACCAATGGTTTCTTTTTTTGGATTTCTACTGATGATAGTAGGAATATTATATCCAACCAACAAGCAAAAGGAAGATTCTTTATCGCAAGACACGCCAAAAGCATAA